A single genomic interval of Penaeus chinensis breed Huanghai No. 1 chromosome 23, ASM1920278v2, whole genome shotgun sequence harbors:
- the LOC125037604 gene encoding uncharacterized protein LOC125037604, producing MNHFAFLLLAAATVALASAAPEALSRLKRQDETPGGDMSEMPPSGGDGMSSEEDEAEGREIPSEGDWVLMMQPWGMLGKTPPPGEEMPEDWIDAMVQLLLMDGGMGSGGHPGYGGQRRNPMVPEVAYNFFTLTNNTINIMVPGMVV from the coding sequence ATGAACCATTTCGCTTTTCTCCTGCTGGCGGCGGCGACGGTGGCGTTGGCGAGCGCCGCCCCCGAGGCTCTCTCCAGGCTCAAGAGACAGGACGAGACACCTGGCGGAGATATGAGCGAGATGCCACCTTCTGGAGGAGACGGAATGAGCAGCGAAGAGGACGAGGCAGAAGGGCGGGAGATACCGTCGGAGGGCGACTGGGTCCTCATGATGCAGCCTTGGGGTATGCTGGGCAAGACGCCGCCCCCGGGTGAGGAAATGCCCGAGGACTGGATTGACGCCATGGTCCAACTGTTGCTCATGGACGGAGGGATGGGCTCCGGAGGTCACCCCGGGTATGGGGGTCAACGCCGCAATCCCATGGTGCCCGAAGTCGCCTATAACTTCTTCACGCTCACGAataacaccatcaacatcatGGTTCCGGGAATGGTGGTCTga